Below is a genomic region from bacterium.
CGATTCATTCCGCTTATGATCGTCGATTTGCCAGCCATATCCTCCCGCTTCTTCAGTAATCCGCACGAGCTTGCGCAACGCGGCCCGGCGCCTGCGGTCACGCATTTTTTTATAGGCGAGAACATCCTGCAGTTGCACGCGGCGATGACTGCCCGTGCGTCGCGCGGGCAATGCTCCTTCTTCAATCAGGCGAACGAGATATTGTCTCGATACATTCAGGATGTCGGCGGCTTGCTTGGTCGTGAGTTCGGCGTCAACGCGTACGACCGAAACCGAATCGCCGCGCGCAAGCGACTCCGTAGCTTTCGCCATCACCTGAAGCACGGAATGGGGGATCTTCGATGACTCTCCGTCGGGTCCGACGAACCGGCTTTTTGGACGCCGCCCTTTCGTTTTTGCCAGCGCGACCTTCAAAACCTTGGCTATCTCGGCGACCTCGTCGATCTCGCCCTTGGGTACCGATATCGTAGTCCGGGACTGCGTAACCCGCCGCGTGTCGCGATCGTTTTCGGATACCATTTTCAAAATCACCTCCACGTTTCACATTATTGAAAATTCGACCCAAACGCAACCAGGCCCGCGCGGTCGCCCGGGCCATTCGGCGAGCGATCATCCGGAGGGGCGAGATTGATCTTCGTCAACACGCCCCTAAAGCATCCCCGGTTTTCTTACGATAAGTTCCGCACGATTATTTTCGGTCCCGGACGGCGCGCGCAGGGGCCGCGCGCTTGATTCCCGGGCCGATTTTCATAGGCGGATTCCCATCGTGCGTTCGCGGACGGTTGTTCTTGCGATCCTTTTTGTCGCGGCGTTCGCGTTATTCGCGGCGCCGGCGGCGGCTCAATCCCACGACGAAGGCGACGCTGGCGGCGAGTCCGCCGGCGCCGGGTCGCACGACGCGCAGGCGGCACATGGCCACGGCGAACTCGGCAAGGAGCTTTCGCTTGTGTGGGCGATTCCGTTTGCCGCGATTCTGCTTTCGATCGCCCTGTTTCCGCTCGTGCTTCCGCATTTCTGGCACAAACACTTTCCGAAGGTGAGCGCCGTTTGCGCGCTCGCGTTCGCCGTGCCGTTCCTCGTTGGATACAAGATGCAGGCCGTGTCCGCGATCTGGCACATCGTCATCGCGGATTTCATCCCGTTCATCATTTTGCTTTCGGGCCTATTCACCGTGGCCGGCGGCATCGTCGTCCGCGGATCGTTTCGCGGATCGCCCGCGGTGAACGTCGCGATGATCCTCATCGGCACGATCCTGGCCTCCTGGATCGGCACGACCGGCGCGGCGATGGTGATGATCCGCCCGTTGCTGCGCGCGAATGCGTGGCGCAAGCGCCAGGCGCATGTCGTCGTCTTTTTCATCTTCCTCGTCGCCAACATCGGCGGATCGCTGACCCCGCTTGGCGACCCGCCGCTGTTCCTCGGATTCCTGCACGGCGTGCCGTTTTTCTGGACGATGAAACACGTCTGGCTGGAAACGTCCTTCGTCGCGGCGCTCGTGCTCGCCATCTTTTACGTCTGGGACACCGTGATGTATCGCCGCGAGTCCGCGCCGCCCGCCGACGGCGAACGCGAGCCCCTGCGTATCGAGGGCGCGCACAACTTCCTGTTCCTCCTTGGCATCGTCGGCGCGGTGCTGTTTTCGGGCATGGTCGAACTCGGCGAGATCCCGATGGGCTTTGGCGTGCACGAGTCCGTACAGAATCTCATTCGCGATTTCGCCATCGTCGTCATCGCCATCTCCGCCTACAAATCGACGCAGGCCTCGATGCGCGAGGCCAACAGCTTCACGTGGTTTCCGATCCTGGAGGTCGCGTACCTGTTCGCGGGTATCTTCGTCACAATCATCCCCGCGCTCGAGATCCTGAAGGCCGGGCAGGAGGGCGCGCTCGGCTTCCTGGTGTCCGCGGTGAACACGCCGCCCCGCTACTTCTGGGCGACGGGCGTCTTGTCGAGCTTTCTCGACAACGCGCCGACGTACCTCACGTTTTTCAATGCCGCGCTCGGCCAGCTCTACCCCGGCGTGGCCGAGGCGCAGGCGGTGCCGCACCTCATCGGCGCTGCCGCGGGCGGGCCGCCGCCGGGCATCGACTTCCTCGCGGCGATCTCCGTCGGTGCGGTGTTCATGGGCGCGAACACCTACATCGGAAACGCGCCGAACTTCATGGTAAAATCGATCGCGGAAGAGGCGGGCATTCCGATGCCCACGTTCTTTGGCTACATGCTGAAGTATTCGATTCCGGTTCTCGTCGTCGTCTTCCTGCTGATGACACTCGTTTTCTTCTAAAAGGAGGCGCCCCTTGAGCGCGGCTTATTTCGAATTCGTGCTGACCGGCAACGAGCAGGAGATTCGCGACCTTGTCGCCAACGCGCGAGCGACGATGGGCGCCAACGTCGCCGTCTTCATCTCCCGCGATGTCGGCATCCACGGAGAGACGCGCTTGCACAAGGCGTTGCAGATGGTGCGTCTGGAAAAAGCGCACCTGCACGTGCTCGTGCCCGCCGCGGTATTCGACGATTTCCGCGCGATGGCCGCGACGGCGGCGGCGATCGACATCGAGTCGGCGCACGAGGTGCTTGAACAAAGCTTCAAGTTCCGGTTTCGCTGTTACAACAAGGAGAAGGCGCACGCGATCGCGAGACTGTTCAATCCGCCGCCCGAGGGCGTCACGATGCGCAACTACGAATTCAAGCAGCGCGACGACCCGGAAGCCAAGGGGCAGGAGCTCTACACGCCGACGCACGACTTCGAATACGTCGGACACGGCGAAGCGACCGGCGAGCTGCCGAGGCTCGTCGCCATGCACCGCCGGGCCGAGGAAGAACCGCTCGTCGAGCTTTCGGAGATCCACCTGACGCTCGGCGCGGACGTCGTCAAAAACGATTGACCACGGAGAACACGGAGTCCACAGAGGTATTTCCGTGTTTCCGTCGTCGGATGGAAAAACAGCGCGCATCGGGTCGTTTTTTCCCCTCCGTGTCCTTCGCGCTCTCTGTGGTGAACGGTGTTTTGCGCCTCCTGCGATGAGTTTACAGTCTTTCAGCCTTCTAGCCTCCTACAAGCCCTTTGCGTCTTTGCGGTAAATATCGTAAATAACGCGCCGGACAAACGTGGTCGTCCTTGCCGGGCGGCTTGGGGACATCGGGTATGATCGAAGTCAACTGGACGCTCGGATACGTCGTCGTTTTGTTTCTGGCGCTCCTCGTTTTTCTGGGGCGCGTTCTGATCACGCCGGTGCGCAAGGTGCTCGACGCGCGCGAAGCGGCGCACGAGGCGCCCGCGAACGCGGCGCGCGAGCTTCGCCGCCAGGCTCAGGAGTTGCGCGCCGATCTCGAAACGAGGCTCGAGGAAGCGCACACGCAGGCCCAGCGCGTGTCCGCCGCGCTCGCGGAGGAGTCCGCGCGACAGCGTGAGTCGGTGTTCGGCGAGGCGCGCGGCCAGGCCGAGCGCATCATGAAAGAGACGCGCGCGAACCTGCAATCGACCGTCGCCGCCGCGCGCGAACGCCTGGACGCCGACGCCCGCAAGCTCGCCGACCAGCTCGCCAAAAAGCTGCTCGAAACCGCGTAAGCGCAAGTCTCACGCGGAGACGCGGAGCGCGCGGAGGTCGCCGAGTCAACAGAGCCGCGCGCGTCAGCAAGCGGTTAACCGGTTCGAATCAAGGGCTGGCTGTCGGAAGAGCTACGTACCCGCACCCGATCTCGCTTCTCAATTCTCGCTCCTCACTCCTCGCATTCGTGATATGATGCATCCCTCTTTTCGGGGGTAGTGCATGTCATATCGCGTGCATGTGTTCCGGGGATACCTGTTCCTGGTGCTGGCGGTGGGGTGCGTCGTGGCGGCGCTTGCCGGGTGCGACACCGGCGGCACGCCGATCGCCGTCGCGGACGACAATGATGACGTGGCGGATGACGATGACGATTCCGCGAGTGCGGACGATGATGAGATGGACGATGACGATGCCATCAGCGAGTTCGGTGACGATGCGGCGGGTGATCGCGACGCGGAGTTCGCGACCCGCTGGATCGACGCGACCGGGTTCACTTTCGACGACGGCCCCGTCCATGGCGAGTTGATCGAGGGCGGCGCGCTGGGCGGCGAGGGTTTCGACGTGGCACGGTTTACCGACGGACAATTCGTGGTCATTGCGACGATGGGTTCGTTTCTATTGGAACTTCGCGAAACACCAGACGGCGATTGGACATGGTCGGAAATCATTCGCGCTTGGGGCCGATACGTTCTTGATGTTTCCGTAGCGACCGATTCGCAAGATCATATCCATATCGCGTATTGCGACTCGAATTTTGATATCCGCTACGCGACAAATGCCGGCGGCGATTGGGCGGACGAGACCGTCCTCATCGTGGCTTTGGATTCATTCGTGTGCCCGAGAACGGCGATCACGATCGACTCGAAAAGTCACGCGCGTGTTCTGGTCGGGGCCTATCACGGGCCGATCTATCTGGAGCAAACGGACGCGGGGTGGACCGCGGCAGAGTTCGACCCGCGATTTGATCTCGGGTACACGGTCGCGATTGCCGTTGACGCCGAGGATCACGTTCACGTCGCATACGACGGAGATTCTTATCCGCCGCAATACGCGAACAACGCCGGAGGGATCTGGCAATTTCAGGACATCGACGATGCAGGCTATCTTGGCGGCGCGATGGCGCTTGATGCGGCAGGCGTCGTGCATGTGACGTACACGCGGAGTGACGGCGTTCGATATTACGCCAACAATACGAACGGCGCTTTTCAGCGGGAGGTCGTCGACAACACCTCGCGCTCCGGTTGCGCGATCACGTTTGACCCGCGCGGTGACGTTGCCATCGCTTATGTGGGCGACTCGAACTTGCGGTACGCGCGGCGGACGGGCCCGGCGTGGGAAATCGAAGTGCTACCAGGTACGACGGCGGCTAGCAGCGGCGAATTTCGCCTTGCATTCGACGGCGACGGCGCACCGATCGTATTTCACGATCCAAATGGCGAACAGCTCGATAAGATTGCTCGCGACGAATCCGAATGGATATCAACGACGCTACCGTTTGCGGGTGCGATCTATCTCGAATCCGGTTCGATCGCGATTGATGAGGCGGGCACGGCGCGGCTTGTTTACGAGTTGGACGGGAAAATCGGTATTGCCGCCTCAAGTGATAGCGGCTTAAAAAAACGGGCCATGAATGTCGGGAGTTGCCGGAGCGGATTCGATGCCGCGAGTTCATCCGACGGGTCGCTCTCGGTCATTTGCTCCGACATAAACAAGCTCGTCGCCTGGGAGATTCGCGATGACATGGCGATGCGGACGACGCTCGCGACTGGCGAAAAGCATTACAGCCCGTCGATTGATCGTGACGATGCGGGCCACAGCCATGTCTGTGGTTTCGACCCGGATACTCGCGAGCTAAAGTATTGGACAAATTCGAGTGGTGAATGGACGTCCGAGGCGTTGCCGCCAGGTAAGATGTATGAGCACTCCGCACCATGCATCGTTCTACGCGCGAAAAGTGGTGTTGTGAACATCCTGTATCGAACCGAGGAGAAAGTAACGCACGTCTTTGGCGAAAGGGGTTCATGGTTGACGCAAGCGCTCAGCGAAATTCCAGACGCGGGCGATTCGTATAACGGCACAGGTTTCCGGTGGCTCGGACTTGCGCCGACACGCGACGGCGTGACGTACGCGACGGTCACCCGTGTAGATTGGCGGACGACGCCACACCAACTTACGCGCGTTTACTATCAAACGTATTTTTTCGAGCGCGAAAACAATGCGTGGCGGCGGAAAAACACATGGTTTGATGTCCCTGGAGTCCGACTCGGCTCAGACTCATTTTCGACACTTGTTGGCGGTTTCGATTTTGTGAATCGAGTAAAATCAAGGATTTACGCGCCGAATTTTGGAAAATCGTCGAAAATGTAGTGGTAAAAAAGCGCGTCTGCATGTGGATTAGCTGTTGACAGCAGCGTCGTTGGCATTGAATGTGACCGCATGTTTGTACGGCTGCGGCGTAGTGTGCAGGGCGGGAAGACCTACGAGTACCTGCAAATTTGCGAATCCTACCGGGAAGGCGCGAAGGTCAAACAACGGCTGATCGCGAATCTCGGGCGCATCGAGCATTTGCGGGCGTCGGGCCAGCTCGACGGCGTGCTGACAAGCCTCGCGAAATTCAGCGATCGCGTGCGCGTGATCGAGGCCCACCGCACGCAGGGGATGGTGGCGCGGTCGGCGAAATCCTGGGGTCCGGCGCTGGTTTTCGGCCGTTTGTGGGAGCGGCAGGGTTTGCCGCACGTGCTGGGGCGTCTGGCCGCTGGCCGGAAGTTCGCGTTCGACCCGGAGCGCGTGGCGTTTGCGCTGGCCTTGCAGCGGCTGTGCGAACCGGGCAGCGATCTTCAAGGCTCGGAGTGGTTGAAAGACGTCGAGGGTCTGCCCGAGATCGGCCTGCACCAGATGTACCGCACGGTCGGCTGGCTTGCCGAGGTCCGCGAGGAATTGGAGCGCATGCTCTTTTTTCGCGACCGCGACCTGTTTCATCAGGAGATTGACCTGGTCTTCCTGGACACGACGAGCACGTACGTCTATCGCGACCAGGAGACGGCGTTTTGCAAACGCGGTTACTCCCGCGACAAACGGCCGGACCTGCCGCAGATGGTGCTGTGCGTCGCGGTGGATCGATCCGGCTGGCCGATCGCGTGGGAGGTCTTTCCCGGCAACACCGCGGACAAGGACGCCTTCACGCACGTGGTCACGCGCCTGCGCGAGCGCTTTCAGATCCGGCGCGTCGTCGTCGTCGCGGATCGCGGGATGATCTCGAAGGACTCGATCGAGCTGCTCACGGGGGATAAAGAGGCGCCGTTCGATTTCATCCTCGGCTGCCGGATGCGCCGGGACCTCGACGTGACGGACCTTCTGCACATGACGCGCGAGTTCGACGAGATCGCGCCCGGCCTCGGCGTGGCGGAGCGGACCCTCGAAGGCAAGCGCTACGTCGTCTGTTACAACGAGGTCGAGGCGAAAAAGGACGCCGCCGCGCGCGAGGCGATGGTCCAGTCGCTCATGGAAAAACTCGAAGCCGGCGAGTCGAAGAGCCTCGTCGGAAACACCGGGTATCGCCGATTCCTGAAAGGCGAGAAGTGGCAAAAAAGGGGACAGTCACCTATTACTACTGTGTCATAAACGTTTCGTGCCCACAGCAGGGGCAGTGCCCGAGATTTTTGGTGAGGTATCGTGCGCATTCAAGTCGTTTCGTGGCGATGGACGCGGGGCTGTGTCGTTCGGGACGAACCGGGGGCGCCTCTTGGCCGAAAACCTTTGGGTAGGCGAGCGGCTTTGAGGAAGGCCAGAGGCTCTGGGGGGGAAAGCCTCGCCCGCTCCGCGACGAGGAAGGCATACGCCGCGACGCAAAGGGCACCGTGATGGTGGAACCCCCTCCATCCGCGGCCTTCGTAGTGCCCGAGCCCGAGTTCCTGTTTCATTTCTTCGTAATCCCGCTCGATCCGCCAGCGCAGTTTCACCAGGCGCACCAGATCGTCGAGGGGGACCATCCCCGGGGCCGAGGACAGGGTGTATTTCGTCGGTTCCTTCTCGTTTTTGGGCCATTCGACGAGCAGCCATTCGCGCTCGCGAAGCTCGGACTTTTTATAGTCCCGATGCGCCGCGCGCACCCGGAGGGCCGCAAAGCGCGAGACCAACGCGCCTTTCGTTCCCTCGCGCCAACACACGTCCCGCCACGCGCATTCCGTGGTAGATGATTTTCACGCGAAATGGGGTTGGAGGGACGAAACGCCGTAAATCATGAAGCCGAAAAAGGCGCGTGTTTCGCTTCCGCTTTTCCAGACGGATCTGATTCGCTCCATCGACAAGAAGCACTCCCTTTACGACTTGGCGCACAACTTGGGATTGCCCGCGTTCGAACCGGCTTTTGGCGACTGCTACGCGACGGAAGATAACGACATTCGTGCCGGCCGGGCTCGGCGACCCCGGGCGCGCAACGCAATGAAACAAATCGATGCAACATCAGCGAAACAACGCGAAACATTACGCCGCAACGATCCCGCCAGACATTAACAATCATCAAATAAAACAATAACTTCCGGTGCGGAACGCCGCTTGGCACGGATCGTGGTCTATCCACCCTCGTGATGCTGCAGTTCCAGGAAGTCCCCCAATCGAGACGAGGTGCGTGGATGCGTTTGGCGTGGATGACGACTTTCGTACTTTTGCTGGCTGCGGCAAGCCCGCCGGCTTTCGCGACCGAGACTCTGACACTCGAGCGCGCGATCGACCTGGCGCTCGCGGGCAATCGGGAGATTCAGGCCGCGCAATACGACCGCAACGCGGCCGGTTTCGGAGTCGGCGAGGCGGTCAGCTATTACCTGCCGCACGTTTCGGTGCAGGCGATCCACATGCAAACAAACAACCCCGTGATGGCCTTCGGTACGTCGCTGAACCAGGGGACGTTCTCGCTGATGGAATTCCAGACGACCGATCCGAACGAGCCCGACGTCACCGACGACTACATCACACGCATCGAAGGGACGCAGGCGATCTTCGGCGGCGGGAAGATCCTGACCGGCATCCACCAGGCCCGCCGCATGGTTCAGGCGGCCGGACACGCGCGCGACTGGCAGAAGGTCGATGTGCGTTTCCGCGTCACCGAGGCGTATTACAACGCCCTGCGCGCGCGGCGCTTCGTGGCGCTGACCGAGCAGGTGATCGCCACGATGGACCGCCACGTGAAGACGGCGGGCGACTATTACGACCAGGGCCTTGCGCTCGAATCCGACAAGTTGCAGGCCCAGGTGTATCGCGGCGAGGCGAAGCTCGCGAACGTCGAGGCGTCAAACCATTATCGCCTGGCGATCGAGAACCTGAACTTCCTGCTTGGCGCCGAACGCGGCAAGGCGTGGGATCTCGCGGAACCGCCGGATTTCGAATGCGGGGCCGGAGAACCGGATGCGCTCGTTGACGAGGCGCTCGCCAGGCGCGCCGACCTTGCCGCGATGATGCGCAAGGTCGATGTCGCGCGCGCCGGGCAGGCGATGGCCGCGACGGGCTTTGTCCCCACCGTGGGGCTGAAGGCCGAATACAATTTTCATGACGACGAGGAATGGCTCGGCGATCAGGCGGAAGACTGGTCGGTTTTCCTTGTGGCCAACTGGGAAATCTTCGACGGCGGGCGCGATGTCGCGAAGGTCGGCAAGGCCGTCAACGAGGCGCGCGCCGCCAAAACGCGCCTTGCGCACATGCGCGAGGGCGTCGCGCTGCAGGTGATGGAAAAGCGGCTGAACCTTTCGGCCGCGGAGCAGAAATTCGCCGTCGCGTCCGCGTCGGTGACGCAGGCCGAACGCGCGCTCGAAATCCAGACCAACCGCTTTGAAAGCGGCCTGCTCAAGATCGGCGATCTGCTCGACGCGCAGACAAACGACACCAAGGCGAAAACCAACGAACTCAACGCCACCTACGACCTGATTCTCGCGCGGCTCGCGCTTCGCCACGCCGTTGGCGATCAGCAGTGCGGCCCGGACGCCGAAACGACGGAAGGGAACTGATATGAAAACCAAAAAGAGCACGATCCTTGTCGCGTTCGCGGCGTTTGCGGCGATCGCCGCCGCGGGCTGCGGGCCCGGCGCGACCACGACGCCCTACGTCGAGCCGCCCGTCGCCGAGGTGCGTGTCGAAACACCCGGCGGCGCCGAATCCGGCGCGTTTTTCCAGACCGTCGGCCGCGTGAAGAACGTGCGCGAATCGACCCTCGCCTCGAAGGTCATGGGCACGGTGCGCGACATCAAGGTGAAGGCGGGCAGCAAGGTGCGTCGCGGGCAGACGCTCATGCGCATCGACGACGCGGATATCGCCGGCAAGGCGCAGCAGGCTGCCGGCGCGCTCGCGCAAGCCAGGGCGGCGCTCGCGATTACGGAGGCCAATCACAAGCGCTTCGTGACGCTGTTCGAATCCGGATCGGCGTCCAAGGCGGAGCTCGACAAGGCGACGTTCGATTACGACGCGGCAAGGGGCGCGCTGGAGCAGGCACAGGGCGCCGTCGCCGAGGCCGCAAGCTACCTCGCCGAGGCCCGCGTCGCCGCGCCGTTTGATGGCGTTGTCGTCGACACGATGATCGAGGAGGGCGAGATGGTCGCGCCCGGCCGGCCGCTCGTGCGCATCGAGGGCCAATCCGCGCTGGAGTTCGAGACGACGGTCAACGAACGCGACGTTGCGTTCATCGAGATCGGGCAAAAGGCGCCGGTCCTGCTCGACGCCGTGTCCGGCGAAAAATCGCAAATCGACGGCGAGATCAGCGAGATCGTGCCGGCCTCCGACGGAACGCACAGCCAGGTCGTTCGCATCGCGCTTGTTGACGGTGCGGAGGTTCGGTCCGGCCTGTTCGGGCGCGTGCGTTTCGCGAAGCCGGACGGCGCGGCGAGCGCGCGGCTTGCGCCGTCGGACCGCGTCGTGCGTCGCGGGCAACTGGCGGGGGTGTGGGTCGTGGATCACGGCGATCGCGTGCGTCTGCGCCTCGTGCGCGAGGGGCGTGCGTCCGGCGACAGGACGGAGATCTTCGCGGGCGTCCTCGCGAAGGACCGCATCGTGACCTCCGACATCTCCGAACTCATCGACGGCCAGCCGGCGAAGGTGGTGAACTGATGGACGCGAAGGAACGCGAGGTTCTGCGGCGGCACTTCGAACGAAAAAAGCTCGGCGTCTCCGGGCGGATCGCCGCCGCGTTTCAGGCGAACAAGCTGACGCCGCTTCTGGTGCTGTTCGCGTTTTTCCTCGGCGCGCTCGCGCTCGCGATCACGCCGCGCGAGGAAGAGCCTCAGATCATCGTTCCGATGATCGACATCTTCGTGCCGTCGGCGGGGCTCTCGCCCGAGGAGATCGAGACGCTCGTCACCGACCCGATGGAGAAGCTGCTCTGGGAGATCACGGGCGTCGAGCATCTCTACTCGGTGTCGCGCCCGGGTCTTTCGATGGTGATCGCCCGCTTCAAGGTCGGCGAGAACGAAGAAGACAGTCTGGTGAAGGTCTACAACAAGCTGCACGGCAACGCGGACCGGATTCCGCACGGCGTGGGGCAGCCGCTCATCAAGCTGCGCACGATCGACGACGTTCCGGTCATGGCGGTGACGCTGCACTCGAAACTCTACGATCATTACATGCTGCGCCAGGTCGCGGGGGAATTGGCGACCGAGCTCAAGAAGGCGCCCGACGTCGCGGACGTGACGTTCATCGGCGGGCAGCGCCGGCAGGTGCGCGTCGCGATCGATCCCGCGCGCCTCGCGGGGTTCATGGTCTCGCCGTTGCAAGTGTTCGGCGCGCTTTCGCGCGATAACGCGAATCTTCCGGCGGGCGCGTTTGCCAAGGGCGGCAAGAATTATCTCGTGGAGGTCGGCGACTTTTTCCGCGACGCGCGGGACGTCGGCAATACGGTCGTCGCGGTTTACGGCGGCCGGCCCGTGTATCTGGCCGACGTTGCGGAAGTGATCGACGGACCCGAGGAGATCGCGAATTACGTCTTTCACCGCGCGGGCGCGACGCACGCCGCCGCAAAGGACGCGGGCGATTCCGACTGGCCGTTCGCCGATGAGGCGGCGGTGACGATCGCCGTCGCCAAGCGGCGCGGCGCGAACGCGACCGATTTGACGACCGCGCTTTGGAAGCGCGTGCAGGACCTGAAAGGCGATGTGATCGTGTCGGGCATCGACGCGACGCTCACGCGCGACTACGGCTTCACCGCGAAGGAAAAATCAGACGAGTTGATCTTCCACATGGTGCTTGCCACGGTGGCGGTCATCATTTTGATGGGCGTGTTTCTCGGCGTGAAGGAGGCGGCGGTCGTCGCGGTCGCCGTTCCGATGACGCTCTCACTTACGCTCTTCACGAGCTATTTTTTCGGCTACACGCTCAACCGCGTTACGCTGTTCGCGCTCATCTTCGCGATCGGGATTCTGGTGGATGACGCGATCGTCGTGGTCGAGAACATTCACCGCCACGCGCGCATGAAGTGGGCGCCGCAATCGGTGATGACGCCATACGCTGTGGACGAGGTCGGCAACCCGACGATCCTCGCGACGTTCACCGTCATCTTCGCGCTCATGCCGATGGCTTTCGTCTCCGGAATGATGGGCCCGTACATGAGCCCCATTCCCATCAGCGCGTCGGCGGCGATGTTCTTCTCGCTTGTCGTCGCGTTCGTGGTGACGCCGTGGATGGCCGGCGGGCTGATGACGCTTTCGGAGCGCGTGCGCGCAAGGCTCGGCAAGGGCGAGGCGGCGCACGACGCCGAACACGGCGCGGGCCGCATCGACGCGGTATATCGCCGGCTCATGGAGCCGCTGGTCGAGAACGCGAAGCTGCGCAACCTCGCGCTGGCGTCGGTCGTCGTTCTGCTGTTCGCGTCGATGTCGCTTTTTTACGTGCGCGCGGCGAAGGTGAAGATGCTGCCGCACGACAACAAGTCGGAGTTCCAGGTCGTCATCGACGCCGACGAGGGCACGACGCTCGAGGAAACGACCGCACTCGCGCGCGAGATCGCCGACGCGCTCGCGAAGGACCCGATGGTCGCCGACCTGCAGATCTACGCGGGCACGAGCGGGCCGATCAACTTCAACGGCCTGGTTCGCCACTACTTCCTGCGCCAGGGACCGACCGTCGCCGATGTGCAGGTGAATCTTTTGCCCAAGCACGACCGCGCCGAGAAGTCGCACGACATCGCGCGCCGCCTGCGGCCGACGATCGACGCCATCGCGGCGAACCACGACGCAACGGTGATCGTCGCCGAGGTTCCGCCCGGCCCGCCGGTGTGGGCGACAATGATGGCCGAGGTATACGGTCCGAATATCGAGGGCCAGCGCAAGTTCGCCGCGGACATCGAGCGCGTCTTTACCGAGGCGCCGGGCATCACGGATGTCGATCGGTGGGTGGAGCGCGAGCAGGCGAAGTTCGCCTTCACGGTGGACAAGGCCAAGGCGGCGCTTTCGGGCATCACGACCGAGCAGGTCACGAATACTGTGGGCCTCGCGCTGTACGGCAAATCCGCCGGTCTTTTGCACACCGGCCGCGACCGCGAGCCGGTGGAGTTGATGGTGCACGTGCCCGAGCCGTTGCGCTCGTCGGTCGAGGACATCGAAAGCATCAAGGTCCACGCCGGCGACGGGCGACTTGTCGCCGTGCAGTCGGTGACCGAGCGCGACACGCGCGGGCAGGAGCCGTTCATCTATCGCAAGGACCTGCGTCGCGTGGTGTACGTGACCGGCGAGGTCGTGGGCGAAGACGAAAGCCCCGTCTACGGCATCCTCGACACGAAGGACACCATCGCGAATCTCGTCGCGCCGGACGGCGCCAAGGCCGCGCAACTGTTCTCGGGAATGCCCGAGGACGAGAGCACGTATTCGGTCAAGTGGGATGGTGAGTGGCAGATC
It encodes:
- a CDS encoding TolC family protein, which encodes MRLAWMTTFVLLLAAASPPAFATETLTLERAIDLALAGNREIQAAQYDRNAAGFGVGEAVSYYLPHVSVQAIHMQTNNPVMAFGTSLNQGTFSLMEFQTTDPNEPDVTDDYITRIEGTQAIFGGGKILTGIHQARRMVQAAGHARDWQKVDVRFRVTEAYYNALRARRFVALTEQVIATMDRHVKTAGDYYDQGLALESDKLQAQVYRGEAKLANVEASNHYRLAIENLNFLLGAERGKAWDLAEPPDFECGAGEPDALVDEALARRADLAAMMRKVDVARAGQAMAATGFVPTVGLKAEYNFHDDEEWLGDQAEDWSVFLVANWEIFDGGRDVAKVGKAVNEARAAKTRLAHMREGVALQVMEKRLNLSAAEQKFAVASASVTQAERALEIQTNRFESGLLKIGDLLDAQTNDTKAKTNELNATYDLILARLALRHAVGDQQCGPDAETTEGN
- a CDS encoding ATP synthase F0 subunit B, whose protein sequence is MIEVNWTLGYVVVLFLALLVFLGRVLITPVRKVLDAREAAHEAPANAARELRRQAQELRADLETRLEEAHTQAQRVSAALAEESARQRESVFGEARGQAERIMKETRANLQSTVAAARERLDADARKLADQLAKKLLETA
- a CDS encoding sodium:proton antiporter, whose translation is MPIVRSRTVVLAILFVAAFALFAAPAAAQSHDEGDAGGESAGAGSHDAQAAHGHGELGKELSLVWAIPFAAILLSIALFPLVLPHFWHKHFPKVSAVCALAFAVPFLVGYKMQAVSAIWHIVIADFIPFIILLSGLFTVAGGIVVRGSFRGSPAVNVAMILIGTILASWIGTTGAAMVMIRPLLRANAWRKRQAHVVVFFIFLVANIGGSLTPLGDPPLFLGFLHGVPFFWTMKHVWLETSFVAALVLAIFYVWDTVMYRRESAPPADGEREPLRIEGAHNFLFLLGIVGAVLFSGMVELGEIPMGFGVHESVQNLIRDFAIVVIAISAYKSTQASMREANSFTWFPILEVAYLFAGIFVTIIPALEILKAGQEGALGFLVSAVNTPPRYFWATGVLSSFLDNAPTYLTFFNAALGQLYPGVAEAQAVPHLIGAAAGGPPPGIDFLAAISVGAVFMGANTYIGNAPNFMVKSIAEEAGIPMPTFFGYMLKYSIPVLVVVFLLMTLVFF
- a CDS encoding transposase, translated to MVSRFAALRVRAAHRDYKKSELREREWLLVEWPKNEKEPTKYTLSSAPGMVPLDDLVRLVKLRWRIERDYEEMKQELGLGHYEGRGWRGFHHHGALCVAAYAFLVAERARLSPPEPLAFLKAARLPKGFRPRGAPGSSRTTQPRVHRHETT
- a CDS encoding excisionase family DNA-binding protein, giving the protein MKMVSENDRDTRRVTQSRTTISVPKGEIDEVAEIAKVLKVALAKTKGRRPKSRFVGPDGESSKIPHSVLQVMAKATESLARGDSVSVVRVDAELTTKQAADILNVSRQYLVRLIEEGALPARRTGSHRRVQLQDVLAYKKMRDRRRRAALRKLVRITEEAGGYGWQIDDHKRNESGS
- a CDS encoding efflux RND transporter periplasmic adaptor subunit, translated to MKTKKSTILVAFAAFAAIAAAGCGPGATTTPYVEPPVAEVRVETPGGAESGAFFQTVGRVKNVRESTLASKVMGTVRDIKVKAGSKVRRGQTLMRIDDADIAGKAQQAAGALAQARAALAITEANHKRFVTLFESGSASKAELDKATFDYDAARGALEQAQGAVAEAASYLAEARVAAPFDGVVVDTMIEEGEMVAPGRPLVRIEGQSALEFETTVNERDVAFIEIGQKAPVLLDAVSGEKSQIDGEISEIVPASDGTHSQVVRIALVDGAEVRSGLFGRVRFAKPDGAASARLAPSDRVVRRGQLAGVWVVDHGDRVRLRLVREGRASGDRTEIFAGVLAKDRIVTSDISELIDGQPAKVVN
- a CDS encoding IS1634 family transposase, with protein sequence MFVRLRRSVQGGKTYEYLQICESYREGAKVKQRLIANLGRIEHLRASGQLDGVLTSLAKFSDRVRVIEAHRTQGMVARSAKSWGPALVFGRLWERQGLPHVLGRLAAGRKFAFDPERVAFALALQRLCEPGSDLQGSEWLKDVEGLPEIGLHQMYRTVGWLAEVREELERMLFFRDRDLFHQEIDLVFLDTTSTYVYRDQETAFCKRGYSRDKRPDLPQMVLCVAVDRSGWPIAWEVFPGNTADKDAFTHVVTRLRERFQIRRVVVVADRGMISKDSIELLTGDKEAPFDFILGCRMRRDLDVTDLLHMTREFDEIAPGLGVAERTLEGKRYVVCYNEVEAKKDAAAREAMVQSLMEKLEAGESKSLVGNTGYRRFLKGEKWQKRGQSPITTVS